ATGTACAtatgcaattattatttaaactatatCATCTCATGTTCTTAACATTGTTCTCTCTCTTCAGCAAAGTATCCTGAGATCAAGTCTTTGATGGGTCATGACCCCCAGCTGAAGTGGGTCGTGTCAGGGATGGTACTCACCCAGCTCCTGGCGTGCTACATGGTCCATGAGCTCTCCTGGAAGTGGGTGTTGTTTTGGGCGTATGCGTTCGGTGGCTGCATCAACCACTCTTTGACCCTAGCCATCCATGACATTTCACACAATGTGGCCTTCGGCACCAAAAGGGCACGCTGGAACCGCTGGTTCGCCATGTTTGCCAATCTGCCGATTGGCTTGCCTTATTCCGCATCATTCAAGAAGTACCACATCGACCACCATCGTTATCTCGGAGGAGATGGGTTGGACGTGGATATTCCTACTGACCTTGAGGGCTGGTTCTTCTGCACCCCAGCCAGAAAGGTGCTCTGGCTCTTTCTCCAGCCTTTGTTCTATGCGCTCCGTCCGTTGTTGGTGAACCCCAAGCCCGTGACCAAGTTGGAAATGCTCAATGCAGTCGTACAGTTTGTGGTAGACATTATCATCTACTATTTTTGGGGTCTCAAGCCCATAGTGTACCTCATCTCTGGCTCTATACTGTGTATGGGCTTGCATCCCATCTCTGGACACTTCATCGCTGAGCACTACATGTTTATGAAAGGTCATGAAACCTACTCTTATTACGGTCCTCTCAACTTGATAACCTTCAATGTGGGATACCATATGGAGCACCATGACTTCCCCAGCATTCCAGGCAGCAAATTACCTGAGGTACGAGATTGGCTGTGTTCCTTTGTTTTTAGAAATGCATGGCATTACAATTCCGGCTAATGCGATACGATTATAATTATGGCAGATGTTAAAATAATCAGTCACTTAAGTACATTTAGGCATCACAAGgtagtattaaaatgaatatttaagcATTCGTTAATATTAATTCAGCGTTTTAAAGATGTTAGATGACCGCAATGgtaatataaatctaaaattagAGGAAATGAgcatgtaaaaatttaaataccAAATACAATATGTCTGatcaatacaaaaaatatattgtgaataaCGGCTAATAACTAATTTATTGTAAATCCCTATTGGACTTTTTCTTCTAATAAAAAGTAGCTTAAAGTTGGCAAACTATCAGATATCACTGGAGCTTGTCATTTTGTTCTTAAGATGAGTTCCAAGATGTTTGTTAGAGAAAATCTGAAATAGTTTTTCTTCTTAAGAATCTTCCTAAGTTTAAGATCTTTGTGAACCAGGTTTTTAGGGAAGTTTATTTTTCAGGCTAGAGCTCAAGTGCCATGGTAATGTAATGCTCTCTTTATTTTGACACTGCTACTGATTAAGACATTTAGTGCCGTGGAACTAA
This region of Carassius auratus strain Wakin chromosome 17, ASM336829v1, whole genome shotgun sequence genomic DNA includes:
- the LOC113117474 gene encoding sphingolipid delta(4)-desaturase/C4-monooxygenase DES2-like, with amino-acid sequence MGKAVGRWDFEWVYNEQPHTWRRKEILAKYPEIKSLMGHDPQLKWVVSGMVLTQLLACYMVHELSWKWVLFWAYAFGGCINHSLTLAIHDISHNVAFGTKRARWNRWFAMFANLPIGLPYSASFKKYHIDHHRYLGGDGLDVDIPTDLEGWFFCTPARKVLWLFLQPLFYALRPLLVNPKPVTKLEMLNAVVQFVVDIIIYYFWGLKPIVYLISGSILCMGLHPISGHFIAEHYMFMKGHETYSYYGPLNLITFNVGYHMEHHDFPSIPGSKLPEVKRIAAEYYDSLPQHTSWMRVLWDFVFDDTIGPYARIKRRYELGKNE